In Spirosoma aureum, a single genomic region encodes these proteins:
- a CDS encoding RNA polymerase sigma factor, whose translation MASLPSSRINSTDQQLWRSLRDGDESAFTAIFDRYHRTLYNYGTKLVSDSALTEDAVQEVFIDVWRMRATLSEDINSIKFYLYRSLRRRIHRMQDKYQTAESIDDMADDEKTPMSIAEEAVQIEQESKDLVSRRIQELLTHLPKRQVEALTLYYFDDFGISEIAQIMDVNEKSVRNFIHRALTSLRQNRNWLIGSLLIFWLLLNL comes from the coding sequence GTGGCCAGTCTACCTTCCTCCCGGATTAACTCCACCGATCAGCAACTTTGGCGTAGCCTTCGCGACGGAGACGAATCGGCATTTACGGCCATTTTTGACCGCTATCATCGCACCTTATACAACTATGGTACTAAATTAGTGAGTGATTCAGCACTGACTGAAGATGCCGTTCAGGAGGTATTCATCGATGTCTGGCGCATGCGGGCAACGCTGTCGGAAGACATCAATTCCATCAAATTCTATCTGTATCGATCCTTACGTCGCCGGATTCATCGGATGCAGGACAAATATCAGACAGCGGAAAGCATCGATGACATGGCTGATGATGAGAAGACGCCAATGTCTATTGCCGAAGAAGCCGTACAGATCGAACAGGAATCGAAAGATTTAGTAAGTCGGCGCATTCAGGAGTTGCTTACTCACTTACCGAAACGGCAGGTCGAAGCCCTGACACTGTATTATTTCGATGATTTCGGTATCAGCGAAATTGCCCAGATCATGGACGTTAACGAAAAATCGGTCCGTAATTTCATCCATCGCGCACTCACTTCACTTCGCCAGAACCGGAACTGGCTCATCGGTTCGCTCCTGATTTTCTGGCTATTACTGAATCTGTAA
- a CDS encoding gluconate 2-dehydrogenase subunit 3 family protein codes for MNRREAVTHVAWILGGVFSAPTLQAMNRWEQIGSQATALRQSGSFLTETQHEIMARVAELIIPRTDTPGAIDAGVPDFMEVMLRDCYRKPAQDTFLAGVGALEQKGFLKLSADQQTALLKQVEAEAQKTSDSSFWLITKELTLLGYYTSEVGVKASFDYQPIPGRFEAIKIKPGQKDFMYGNQA; via the coding sequence ATGAACAGACGGGAAGCAGTAACGCACGTAGCCTGGATACTCGGAGGAGTATTTTCGGCCCCAACTCTACAGGCCATGAACCGCTGGGAACAGATTGGCAGCCAGGCCACTGCTCTTCGCCAATCAGGTTCATTTCTGACTGAAACGCAGCATGAGATCATGGCTCGCGTTGCTGAACTGATCATTCCACGCACCGATACCCCCGGAGCCATCGATGCGGGTGTGCCCGATTTCATGGAGGTTATGCTTCGCGACTGCTACCGAAAGCCCGCTCAGGATACGTTTTTGGCCGGAGTAGGCGCACTGGAACAGAAAGGCTTCCTGAAGTTATCGGCCGATCAGCAAACGGCCCTTCTAAAACAGGTCGAAGCGGAAGCGCAGAAAACTAGTGATTCGTCGTTCTGGCTCATCACCAAAGAGTTGACTCTCCTTGGCTATTACACCTCCGAAGTGGGCGTTAAAGCATCGTTCGATTACCAGCCAATACCGGGGCGATTCGAAGCGATTAAAATCAAACCGGGGCAAAAAGATTTCATGTACGGCAATCAGGCCTAA
- a CDS encoding DUF4260 domain-containing protein, giving the protein MKTLLKSEELIQFLGSIYLFSRLDFSWWWFPALLLLPDLSMIGYVVNPAVGAVFYNIFHHKGLGIVIGLLGLMMGNQNLMLAGIILFAHSSMDRTMGYGLKYPDSFKHTSLETL; this is encoded by the coding sequence ATGAAAACGCTATTGAAATCCGAAGAGTTGATACAGTTTTTAGGCTCTATTTACCTGTTCTCGCGCCTTGATTTTTCCTGGTGGTGGTTTCCTGCCCTGTTGTTGCTACCCGATCTGAGTATGATTGGTTATGTCGTGAATCCGGCTGTTGGTGCGGTTTTCTATAATATTTTTCACCACAAAGGGTTAGGCATTGTAATCGGATTACTCGGCCTGATGATGGGTAATCAGAATCTGATGCTGGCAGGAATCATTCTGTTTGCGCATTCAAGTATGGATCGTACTATGGGGTACGGTTTAAAATACCCGGACAGTTTTAAACACACCAGTTTGGAAACGCTTTAA
- a CDS encoding NAD-dependent epimerase/dehydratase family protein has product MNAIADKLPTILVLGATGSIGYAVTANLLDRQLPVTILVRNRAKAEALFPNQPTLTIIEGDVQDADLLNRLAADKDFIFHGINYPYNKWFGTMDVATQKVIDAARPTKATIVFPGNVYNFGNTKEPIREDSRPNPCTRKGRLRVEIESLLEQAATAGQCRVMNVRLPDFWGPNVLNAGIAPIFENALTDKAMPWILNADVPHQLVFTKDAGEIIVRLMLREWALGEQSTEQPYQVWNYGGITLPSIRTWFGQISALTGNPLKVQVYSHLLITVLGLFMPIMREVKEMLYLYENTILLDDRKVMALFPDFQPTPMNEALTETLTWFAKHQLKQPFKPVASQSSVPGF; this is encoded by the coding sequence ATGAACGCAATTGCTGACAAACTGCCAACTATTCTTGTTCTGGGTGCTACGGGTAGCATCGGTTATGCCGTAACGGCTAACCTGCTCGATCGCCAACTGCCTGTTACTATCCTTGTCCGTAATCGGGCAAAGGCCGAGGCTTTGTTTCCGAATCAACCGACATTAACCATTATTGAGGGTGATGTACAGGATGCTGATTTGCTGAACCGGCTTGCGGCTGATAAAGACTTTATTTTTCATGGCATCAACTATCCCTACAATAAGTGGTTTGGCACGATGGACGTAGCCACTCAGAAAGTAATCGATGCCGCCAGACCAACGAAAGCAACCATCGTTTTTCCCGGCAATGTATATAATTTCGGCAATACAAAAGAGCCGATCCGGGAAGATAGCCGCCCAAATCCATGCACTCGTAAAGGCCGGTTACGTGTTGAGATTGAATCCCTTCTGGAACAGGCTGCAACCGCTGGCCAGTGCCGGGTGATGAACGTACGACTCCCCGACTTTTGGGGTCCTAATGTGTTGAATGCAGGTATTGCACCAATTTTTGAGAATGCACTGACCGATAAAGCCATGCCCTGGATTCTGAATGCCGATGTGCCACACCAGTTGGTGTTCACGAAAGATGCGGGCGAAATTATTGTCAGGCTCATGCTGCGCGAATGGGCTTTAGGCGAACAATCTACTGAACAACCCTATCAAGTCTGGAACTATGGTGGAATCACGTTGCCATCCATTCGGACATGGTTTGGGCAGATCAGTGCGCTGACCGGCAACCCGCTGAAAGTGCAGGTGTATAGCCATCTTCTGATTACCGTGTTGGGTTTGTTTATGCCCATTATGCGGGAGGTAAAAGAAATGCTGTACCTCTACGAAAACACCATTCTGCTCGACGATCGAAAGGTGATGGCCTTATTTCCTGATTTTCAGCCTACACCCATGAACGAGGCATTGACTGAAACCTTAACGTGGTTTGCAAAACACCAGTTGAAACAGCCATTTAAGCCAGTCGCCAGCCAGTCTTCAGTTCCTGGTTTTTAG
- a CDS encoding RagB/SusD family nutrient uptake outer membrane protein gives MKTYKILTTLLISLTICSCSQQFLDLKPISNATTDNFYKTGDDIRNAVSGSYAALQADGVAGNSYVFAEIASDNTLPVASGSITDQDEFDRFYIKTTNPYINGRWNDSYTAIARYNTILDKIGGITMDESLKSRNIGEIKFLRALIYFNLVQTFGDVPLVTKAINDPDEGYAYSRNPKTEVYAQIEKDLADAEGALPVSYTGVDIGRATKGAARALLGKVYLTEKKYAQAVAKLKEVIDLNVYTILPSYADVFKVSNKNHKESVFDVQYKSGGSGEGNPWPNLFAPQNSGNSVIAFSGNGNNQPTDDLIKAFETGDVRKDVSLATSYVNASGQTVQANYVKKYFDTPVVNNDNGNNIPIIRYADVLLMYAESLNEVGYQATGEALTYLNLIRSRAGLKPKTATDIPDQQSFRLAMEQERRVEFAFEGQRWYDLVRTGRAVTVMNSKKDQIRLVNVLTNNNLVFPIPQSQIDINKDKIKQNPGY, from the coding sequence ATGAAGACCTATAAAATCCTTACGACTCTGCTGATTTCGCTGACGATCTGTTCATGCAGTCAGCAATTTCTGGACTTAAAACCCATTTCGAACGCCACAACCGACAATTTCTACAAGACGGGCGACGATATCCGAAACGCCGTGAGTGGTAGCTATGCGGCTCTACAGGCCGACGGTGTTGCAGGAAATAGCTATGTATTCGCCGAAATAGCTTCCGATAATACTTTGCCGGTGGCGTCGGGGTCAATCACCGATCAGGATGAATTCGACCGTTTCTATATTAAAACGACCAATCCGTACATAAATGGTCGCTGGAATGATAGCTACACGGCCATTGCCCGCTACAACACGATTCTGGATAAAATTGGCGGTATCACCATGGACGAAAGTCTGAAGAGCCGCAACATTGGTGAAATTAAGTTTCTGCGGGCGTTGATCTATTTTAATCTGGTGCAAACGTTCGGCGATGTACCGCTGGTTACCAAGGCCATCAATGATCCTGACGAAGGCTACGCCTACTCCCGGAATCCAAAAACGGAGGTTTATGCGCAAATTGAGAAAGATCTCGCCGATGCCGAAGGCGCCTTGCCGGTTTCCTACACGGGTGTCGATATTGGGCGGGCAACCAAGGGTGCCGCCAGGGCCCTCTTAGGCAAAGTCTATCTTACAGAAAAAAAATATGCGCAGGCGGTTGCCAAACTCAAAGAAGTCATTGATCTGAACGTGTATACCATTCTGCCGAGCTACGCCGACGTGTTCAAAGTGAGCAATAAAAATCACAAAGAATCGGTTTTCGATGTGCAGTACAAATCGGGTGGATCGGGTGAAGGCAACCCCTGGCCCAACTTGTTTGCTCCCCAAAACTCGGGTAATTCAGTCATTGCGTTTAGTGGCAACGGCAACAACCAACCCACCGATGATTTGATAAAGGCTTTTGAAACGGGTGATGTACGCAAAGACGTTTCGCTGGCTACGTCCTACGTCAACGCAAGCGGGCAGACGGTACAGGCTAACTATGTAAAAAAGTATTTCGATACACCAGTTGTCAACAACGACAATGGGAACAACATTCCGATCATTCGCTACGCCGACGTGCTGCTGATGTACGCCGAAAGCCTGAACGAAGTCGGTTATCAGGCAACGGGTGAAGCGCTGACGTACCTGAATCTGATTCGGAGTCGGGCTGGCCTGAAACCTAAAACCGCGACCGACATTCCTGATCAGCAGTCGTTCCGGCTGGCGATGGAACAGGAACGACGCGTAGAGTTTGCGTTTGAAGGCCAACGTTGGTATGATCTCGTTCGCACCGGGCGGGCGGTTACGGTGATGAATAGCAAAAAAGACCAGATTCGGCTGGTCAATGTACTGACCAACAACAATCTGGTTTTCCCCATTCCACAGAGCCAGATTGACATCAATAAAGACAAAATCAAGCAAAATCCTGGGTATTAA
- a CDS encoding Uma2 family endonuclease codes for MITDISQLDPKGTYTYADYLKWQFDESVELIKGKLYRMSPAPKRKHQDASVNLEFALLKYFEDKSCKVYDAPFDVRLPVQNRKNPNQIYTVVQPDICVICDLKKLDDDGCLGAPDWVIEITSPRTAKNDFNEKYNLYEEAGVREYWIVQPKEKAVNVYTLEDGQYALVDVYESTDIPCRIFPDLIVSHERIFQ; via the coding sequence ATGATCACCGATATTTCTCAGCTCGATCCGAAAGGAACCTACACCTACGCCGACTACCTGAAATGGCAGTTCGACGAAAGTGTAGAACTGATAAAAGGAAAATTATACAGAATGTCGCCCGCTCCCAAGCGGAAACACCAGGATGCATCTGTAAACCTGGAATTTGCTCTCTTGAAGTATTTTGAGGATAAATCATGCAAAGTGTATGATGCCCCCTTCGATGTTCGGCTCCCTGTTCAGAATCGAAAAAACCCGAACCAGATATACACAGTCGTACAGCCCGATATCTGCGTCATATGTGACCTTAAAAAGTTAGATGACGATGGCTGTTTGGGAGCGCCTGACTGGGTCATTGAAATTACATCGCCCCGAACCGCGAAGAATGATTTCAATGAGAAATACAATCTTTATGAAGAAGCCGGTGTTCGTGAATACTGGATTGTTCAGCCCAAAGAAAAAGCAGTCAATGTCTATACGCTCGAAGATGGGCAATACGCACTGGTGGATGTGTATGAGTCGACGGATATTCCCTGCCGTATTTTCCCGGATCTGATTGTTTCGCACGAACGAATCTTCCAATAA
- a CDS encoding FecR family protein has translation MKQAFYSLIEFLEDPDFIAWVKYPDEKQEAYWQQFLESYPTQKPVIETARQYILVLSEQTGANLPSEAQSQSMRQTIQKHVRQEEAPMPFVQVTRTGWSWMQMAASIALVLGLGATAYWYSQKTDQPEGYRHFTQSVPTGTALKETRNDDDTPLTISLSDGSSVVLQPGSRLSYPNKLQQREVYLVGKAFFEVVKDPANPFLVYTRGIATKVLGTSFFIDAPDTNQPIEVAVKTGRVAVYSLEKSESTNPKTTDSEQNSLVLTPNQSAEYLTDSHQLVRKADTLSTFAQPGTLTVAKQSFDFDETPVSAVFSTLEKAYGVDIVYNESALGNCSLSASLVGQPFHEKLSVICKALDAQYSLQGNRVVITGGQRCQ, from the coding sequence ATGAAACAAGCCTTCTACTCGCTGATCGAATTTCTGGAAGACCCGGACTTTATAGCCTGGGTGAAGTATCCTGACGAAAAACAGGAGGCTTACTGGCAGCAATTTCTGGAAAGCTATCCGACTCAGAAACCAGTGATCGAGACGGCCCGTCAATACATTTTGGTACTGTCCGAACAAACGGGAGCAAACCTGCCATCGGAAGCACAGAGTCAGTCGATGCGCCAGACCATTCAGAAACACGTTCGTCAGGAAGAAGCACCCATGCCTTTTGTTCAGGTTACACGAACCGGCTGGAGCTGGATGCAGATGGCCGCTTCCATTGCACTGGTGCTGGGATTAGGTGCTACGGCCTATTGGTATAGCCAGAAGACAGATCAGCCGGAAGGTTATCGTCACTTTACGCAATCGGTGCCCACCGGAACGGCTTTGAAAGAAACCCGAAACGATGACGATACTCCACTGACGATTTCTCTGAGCGATGGCAGTTCAGTTGTGCTCCAGCCGGGCAGTCGGCTCAGTTATCCAAACAAGCTTCAACAACGCGAAGTGTATCTGGTCGGGAAAGCCTTTTTTGAAGTGGTGAAAGACCCGGCAAACCCTTTTTTGGTCTACACGCGCGGCATAGCAACCAAAGTGCTGGGGACCAGCTTTTTCATCGACGCGCCCGACACAAATCAGCCCATTGAGGTCGCGGTCAAAACAGGGCGAGTAGCTGTTTATTCACTTGAGAAATCTGAATCGACCAATCCAAAAACCACTGATTCTGAACAAAATAGCCTGGTATTGACGCCAAATCAGAGCGCTGAATACCTAACAGACAGTCATCAACTGGTTCGCAAAGCGGATACTCTCTCAACCTTCGCTCAACCCGGAACGCTGACCGTTGCCAAGCAATCGTTTGATTTCGATGAAACGCCGGTGTCGGCGGTGTTCAGCACGCTTGAAAAGGCCTATGGTGTCGATATCGTTTACAATGAATCGGCCCTGGGCAACTGTTCACTATCGGCCTCACTGGTTGGTCAGCCTTTCCACGAAAAACTGTCGGTCATTTGCAAAGCTCTCGATGCCCAATATTCCCTACAGGGCAATCGGGTCGTTATTACCGGCGGGCAACGGTGTCAATAA
- a CDS encoding AraC family transcriptional regulator encodes MTTSNTNNNTLSIASVNLILFAARQRGIDADALARTVGISVDELRNPDGRVQIRQVQALWREIVAATDDSSIALKLGEMINPVAIGVLAYVMMHSPTLGKAFEKLCQYQDIVCEGVSTRGEVVRSEHSGDQFVLSLHIISPDIIYPEFTLNSELSIYQSAIRALTGQHVTATEIRFAYPRPLNTSEHERVFGPARLTFDADVTAFILDASWLDTPVLNANPAFSAMFEQHATGLLNQLKTPSLSSRVKAEIVLLMKGEEPTLATVADRLAMGIRTLQLHLKEEGTSYQQLLDEIRKELAIQHLREQNLSTTDIAYLLGFAEPSVFFRSFKKWMGVTPGAYRLARAA; translated from the coding sequence GTGACTACATCCAATACCAACAATAATACGCTCTCGATTGCTTCCGTCAATCTGATTTTGTTTGCAGCCCGGCAACGCGGAATTGATGCTGACGCGCTGGCCCGTACGGTAGGCATTAGCGTCGACGAGTTGCGTAACCCCGACGGACGCGTTCAGATTCGCCAGGTACAGGCACTCTGGCGCGAGATCGTTGCCGCTACCGACGACTCAAGTATTGCGCTGAAACTTGGCGAAATGATCAATCCGGTAGCCATTGGTGTGCTGGCTTATGTGATGATGCACAGCCCAACACTTGGTAAAGCGTTTGAGAAATTATGCCAATACCAGGATATTGTCTGCGAAGGCGTTTCTACGCGGGGGGAGGTTGTTCGTTCCGAGCATTCAGGAGACCAGTTTGTTCTGTCGCTACACATTATCAGTCCAGACATTATTTATCCGGAATTTACCCTCAACTCCGAATTATCCATCTATCAGTCGGCGATTCGCGCCTTAACTGGCCAGCACGTTACAGCTACCGAGATCCGGTTTGCCTATCCGCGTCCCCTGAACACGAGCGAGCATGAGCGCGTTTTTGGCCCAGCCCGCCTGACGTTCGACGCAGACGTAACGGCTTTTATTCTTGATGCATCCTGGCTTGATACACCGGTTCTGAATGCCAACCCTGCCTTCTCGGCCATGTTTGAGCAACATGCTACGGGACTGCTTAACCAGCTCAAAACGCCCTCACTCAGTAGCCGGGTGAAAGCCGAAATTGTGTTGCTCATGAAAGGCGAAGAACCTACGCTGGCAACCGTAGCCGACCGGCTGGCAATGGGCATTCGGACCCTACAGCTTCATCTAAAAGAAGAAGGTACCAGCTACCAGCAACTGCTGGACGAGATCCGGAAAGAGCTTGCTATTCAACATTTGCGGGAGCAAAATCTGAGCACAACAGACATCGCTTATCTGCTGGGTTTTGCCGAGCCGAGTGTTTTCTTCCGGTCGTTTAAAAAGTGGATGGGCGTAACACCGGGGGCTTATCGACTGGCTCGGGCGGCTTAA
- a CDS encoding TonB-dependent receptor, with translation MKKLSLADDSLLTIMRITLIQWFLVCALAGISWARDGRAQQLLDQRITILIEGQNVKKVLHQIEKQVDARFVFSPELIQSNRKISVRSQAEPLADVLNRVLKPLQLTYEVSGSNIIIKPDHPAKSAQLDEAQAVLPSVPEVAVRTVSGTVSDPGGETLPGVNVLVKGTQKGTTTDAQGQFKIDMTDTETTLVFSFVGYLKQEVVVGNQSTLAVILSTDNKSLAEVVVVGYGTQKRSDVTAAIASVPMGEVKDMPVSNVATALQGKIPGVVIQQSSGAPGSAPTIKVRGFGSISAGTSPLVVVDGNIVGAGVFGLLNSVDIESIDVLKDASSTAIYGSKGSNGVLLVTTKRGKSGRTLVNFDVYTGFQEVTKKIDLLNSQQYAEFAKEGSNNAYLDNVPGAKITDPNSVRPASYLRYRYPRGDLFDWFNYDDPAKVANLPYTDFQDLIYRKAKMSSYQLSVSGGNEKARYLVSGSYMKQDGIILKSGLDRYIFRANVEVNLLPTLKVGLNLNPSYRTTQEVTAENQWFNQGIITAALAAIPMAPTYAADGSYSSQLALAAPYNLPGVTNPLANITEYSSPYTSGNLLGNVYADYGFLKNFNYRASANINFSDNRRNTYRTSRMPLSNLLPPTTAMGTAYSDQGLSWLFNQVVGYNKTIKSVHNIEALVGMEATSTKFQSSSASGSSYANDVVETLNASATGSTTTAWSFKSANASVSYFARANYNYKGKYLANLSVRRDGSSIFGPENRWGTFPAGSLGWRVSEESFMKDIRAISETKLRVSYGLSGNNAFSDNYPYVALLRPDNYSFNNNLINGLAPSSLANSKLGWEKNQQFDAGVDLGLFNNRIYLIVDYYHRITKDLLLSVNVPSLTGFTTAYKNIGKMENKGWEFGINTRNFTKGFIWNTTLNISFNRNKVLALGPNGDPIRTASGSISDLNITQIGAPIGSFYGYKQLGIFQNQADLDANPHDATSKPGDVKYADIDGDGKITANDRTILGNNQPDFIYGFTNSFSYKGFDLNIAIQGTQGGKILNLGRRYFDNMEGNQNQLTTALHRWRSESDPGDGITPRANERTTGNNNAISSRWVEDASYVRIQNVSLGYRLPTTLLSKVKLQQVRVYVSAQNLYTWTKYLNYNPEVSNYESPLSAGIDYGAYPLARTLTFGISAGF, from the coding sequence ATGAAAAAACTATCACTGGCAGATGACAGTCTTCTAACAATCATGCGTATCACCCTCATCCAATGGTTTCTGGTCTGTGCTTTAGCCGGAATTTCGTGGGCGCGCGATGGGAGGGCTCAACAGCTCCTCGATCAGCGAATTACAATTCTGATTGAGGGTCAGAATGTTAAAAAAGTGCTGCACCAAATTGAAAAACAGGTTGATGCCCGATTTGTATTTAGCCCTGAACTGATTCAATCGAATCGTAAAATATCCGTGCGTAGCCAGGCCGAACCGCTGGCCGACGTACTCAATCGGGTCTTAAAACCGCTCCAGTTAACGTATGAAGTAAGCGGAAGTAACATCATTATCAAACCCGATCATCCGGCAAAATCTGCCCAGCTCGACGAAGCCCAGGCCGTGCTACCCAGTGTACCCGAAGTAGCCGTACGTACGGTTTCGGGAACCGTCTCCGATCCCGGTGGCGAAACCCTGCCCGGTGTCAATGTTCTGGTCAAAGGCACCCAGAAAGGTACGACAACCGACGCTCAGGGTCAGTTTAAGATCGACATGACCGATACCGAAACAACGCTGGTTTTCAGCTTTGTAGGTTATTTGAAACAGGAGGTTGTGGTCGGCAATCAGTCAACGCTGGCCGTCATTCTGTCGACCGATAATAAATCGCTGGCCGAAGTGGTTGTGGTTGGTTATGGTACACAAAAACGCTCCGACGTAACAGCAGCCATTGCTTCGGTACCGATGGGCGAAGTGAAAGATATGCCCGTATCGAACGTTGCTACGGCTTTGCAGGGCAAAATTCCGGGTGTTGTTATCCAGCAAAGCAGTGGCGCACCCGGCAGTGCGCCAACCATCAAGGTCAGAGGGTTTGGTTCCATCAGCGCGGGGACATCACCGCTGGTCGTTGTCGATGGAAACATTGTTGGTGCCGGGGTATTCGGTTTGCTCAATAGCGTTGATATCGAAAGCATCGACGTATTGAAAGATGCCTCTTCCACCGCTATTTATGGTTCCAAAGGATCTAACGGTGTGCTGCTTGTTACCACCAAACGGGGTAAATCAGGACGCACACTGGTGAATTTCGACGTGTATACGGGCTTTCAGGAAGTAACGAAGAAAATCGACCTTCTCAACTCGCAGCAATACGCCGAATTTGCCAAAGAAGGGTCAAATAATGCTTACCTCGACAATGTTCCGGGCGCAAAAATTACTGACCCAAACAGCGTTCGACCAGCGAGTTACCTTCGCTATCGCTACCCACGGGGCGACCTGTTCGACTGGTTTAACTACGATGATCCGGCCAAAGTAGCCAACCTGCCTTATACCGACTTTCAGGATCTGATTTATCGAAAAGCCAAAATGAGCAGCTACCAGCTTTCGGTATCGGGCGGAAACGAAAAAGCGCGTTATCTGGTCAGTGGAAGCTATATGAAACAGGATGGTATTATCCTGAAATCGGGCCTCGATCGGTATATTTTTCGGGCCAATGTTGAAGTAAACTTATTGCCGACATTGAAGGTAGGGCTGAATCTGAATCCGTCATACCGTACCACACAGGAGGTTACGGCCGAAAATCAATGGTTCAATCAGGGCATTATTACCGCTGCTTTGGCCGCTATACCGATGGCCCCGACCTATGCAGCCGATGGATCGTATTCATCACAACTGGCACTGGCAGCTCCCTACAACCTGCCGGGCGTTACAAACCCGTTGGCAAACATTACCGAATATAGCAGTCCCTATACGTCAGGGAATCTGTTGGGAAATGTGTATGCAGACTATGGCTTCCTGAAAAATTTCAACTACCGGGCATCGGCTAACATTAACTTTAGCGACAATCGCCGAAATACATACCGGACTTCCCGAATGCCACTGAGTAACCTGTTGCCGCCTACTACAGCTATGGGAACAGCCTATTCCGATCAGGGCCTGAGCTGGCTTTTCAATCAGGTAGTCGGCTACAATAAAACCATTAAATCGGTCCACAACATTGAAGCACTGGTGGGTATGGAAGCCACCTCGACCAAGTTTCAGTCGAGCAGTGCATCGGGGAGTTCCTACGCCAATGATGTGGTCGAAACGCTGAATGCCAGCGCTACAGGTTCAACCACAACGGCCTGGTCATTCAAATCGGCCAATGCATCGGTTTCGTACTTTGCCCGGGCTAATTACAACTACAAAGGCAAGTACCTGGCCAACCTCTCTGTTCGTCGCGATGGGTCGTCCATTTTCGGTCCCGAAAATCGCTGGGGTACGTTTCCGGCCGGTTCGCTGGGCTGGCGTGTCAGCGAAGAGTCGTTTATGAAAGACATTCGGGCAATCTCGGAAACAAAGCTCAGGGTTAGCTATGGCCTTTCGGGAAACAACGCCTTTTCGGATAATTATCCGTATGTGGCCCTGCTGCGACCCGACAACTACAGCTTCAACAATAACCTGATCAACGGATTAGCCCCGTCGTCATTAGCGAACTCGAAACTGGGTTGGGAAAAAAACCAGCAATTCGACGCTGGTGTCGATCTTGGTTTGTTCAATAACCGCATTTATCTGATCGTCGATTATTACCATCGGATTACCAAAGACCTGCTTCTATCGGTCAATGTACCGTCGCTTACGGGCTTCACAACGGCCTACAAGAACATTGGCAAAATGGAGAATAAAGGCTGGGAGTTTGGTATTAACACCCGCAACTTCACCAAAGGATTTATCTGGAACACAACGCTCAATATTTCCTTCAATCGGAATAAAGTGCTGGCGTTGGGGCCCAACGGTGATCCCATCCGGACAGCCAGTGGCAGCATTAGCGACCTCAATATTACGCAGATCGGCGCACCCATCGGTAGTTTTTATGGCTACAAGCAACTCGGCATTTTCCAGAATCAGGCGGATCTGGATGCCAATCCGCACGATGCTACGTCCAAACCCGGTGATGTAAAATATGCGGATATCGATGGAGATGGCAAAATCACGGCCAACGACCGGACAATTCTGGGAAACAACCAGCCCGACTTTATTTATGGTTTCACCAATTCGTTCAGCTACAAAGGTTTCGATCTGAACATTGCCATACAGGGAACGCAGGGCGGCAAAATTCTGAATCTGGGTCGCCGGTATTTCGACAACATGGAAGGCAATCAGAACCAGTTGACTACGGCTCTGCATCGCTGGCGTTCGGAGAGTGATCCGGGCGATGGCATCACGCCACGGGCGAACGAACGAACCACTGGTAACAACAACGCCATTTCATCGCGCTGGGTAGAAGATGCCAGTTATGTGCGGATTCAGAACGTTAGCTTAGGTTATCGGCTGCCAACAACCCTGCTCAGCAAGGTCAAACTTCAACAGGTACGGGTGTACGTATCTGCACAGAACCTGTATACCTGGACGAAGTATCTGAACTACAACCCCGAAGTGAGCAACTATGAAAGTCCGCTATCGGCTGGTATCGATTATGGCGCTTACCCGCTGGCTCGTACGCTCACGTTTGGTATCAGTGCAGGATTTTAA